In the uncultured Methanobacterium sp. genome, one interval contains:
- a CDS encoding 4Fe-4S binding protein — translation MNNKRQKIRKTTLLISFLLFPVTLFYFSPFLIMWGASLGIITGSFLTFTALFILSLFFGRAFCGWACPTGGVQEYCFSINNGNTRGGKYNWIKYFLFVPWIATIALLAVMAGGLNTVDPLFMTKYGVSISEPVIYIIYYGIIFTTIIIAILAGKRANCHYFCFIAPFMIIGTKIKNFFRWPSLHLKANKELCVECKLCKNCPMSLDVKEKVLKEDMHDFECILCGKCVDSCPKGAITYSFGIPKKR, via the coding sequence ATGAATAATAAAAGACAAAAAATCCGAAAAACAACATTGCTCATATCATTTTTACTCTTTCCGGTTACATTATTCTATTTTTCCCCATTTTTGATTATGTGGGGAGCATCACTTGGAATAATAACTGGCAGCTTTTTGACCTTCACTGCACTGTTTATACTGTCCCTGTTTTTTGGAAGGGCATTCTGTGGATGGGCCTGCCCTACTGGTGGAGTTCAGGAATACTGTTTTTCAATAAACAATGGAAACACCAGGGGAGGAAAATATAACTGGATTAAATACTTCCTCTTTGTCCCATGGATAGCCACGATAGCACTTCTGGCTGTTATGGCTGGAGGATTAAATACCGTTGATCCCTTATTCATGACCAAATATGGAGTATCTATTTCAGAACCAGTTATATACATTATTTACTATGGAATCATCTTCACAACAATTATAATAGCTATTCTGGCTGGTAAAAGGGCCAACTGCCATTACTTCTGCTTCATAGCGCCATTCATGATAATAGGGACAAAGATTAAAAACTTCTTCCGATGGCCCTCCCTTCACCTTAAAGCCAATAAAGAACTGTGTGTGGAATGTAAATTATGTAAAAATTGCCCAATGAGTCTTGATGTGAAAGAAAAAGTACTGAAAGAAGATATGCACGACTTTGAATGTATTTTATGTGGAAAATGTGTGGATTCATGCCCTAAAGGAGCTATAACATATTCTTTTGGCATCCCCAAAAAGAGGTAG
- a CDS encoding EFR1 family ferrodoxin (N-terminal region resembles flavodoxins. C-terminal ferrodoxin region binds two 4Fe-4S clusters.), translated as METVDFYFFSGTGNTLLVVKKMQETFQENGIQANLHRIEESNPEDVNADHTIGLGFPIAELSTYNFVWEFIRALPVTDMATEVFMVDTLGGFSGGIVGPVHEIVKKKGYDPIGAKEIVMPPNIFYIQDEETCHEKVQKGLIKAEEYALDLINGKSKWGRVPVLSDALYYTSIASLKITESNLNQKLLRLETDNEECRRCGICVRLCPVDNITLEEGKPPEHGFNCEYCLRCTSFCPRGAISCPCNYKGKTYRAVKAKEFLK; from the coding sequence ATGGAAACAGTTGATTTTTACTTTTTCTCCGGAACCGGGAACACCTTACTTGTGGTTAAAAAGATGCAGGAAACCTTCCAGGAGAACGGTATCCAAGCGAACCTGCACAGAATAGAAGAATCAAATCCGGAAGATGTTAATGCAGATCACACTATTGGCCTTGGATTTCCAATAGCAGAACTATCCACCTACAACTTCGTATGGGAGTTCATCCGGGCACTGCCAGTGACTGATATGGCCACAGAGGTATTCATGGTGGATACTCTGGGTGGATTTTCAGGGGGTATTGTGGGTCCAGTGCATGAAATAGTCAAAAAGAAGGGATATGATCCTATTGGGGCTAAAGAGATTGTAATGCCTCCCAACATATTCTACATTCAGGATGAGGAAACCTGCCATGAAAAGGTTCAAAAAGGACTCATAAAAGCAGAAGAGTATGCCCTGGATCTAATCAACGGGAAATCAAAATGGGGAAGGGTCCCGGTACTTTCTGATGCACTTTACTACACCTCCATTGCCAGTTTGAAGATCACAGAATCCAATCTCAACCAGAAACTCCTGCGCCTGGAAACAGATAACGAAGAATGCCGCAGGTGTGGTATATGTGTAAGGCTGTGCCCGGTGGATAACATAACCCTGGAAGAAGGAAAGCCGCCGGAGCATGGGTTTAACTGTGAGTACTGTTTAAGGTGCACATCTTTTTGTCCTCGTGGAGCTATTTCCTGCCCCTGCAATTACAAGGGTAAAACGTATAGGGCAGTTAAGGCCAAGGAATTTCTAAAATAG
- a CDS encoding TetR/AcrR family transcriptional regulator, which yields MVPRKPREERINEITQAAIDVFLEKGYENTTMDTIAKKAGISKGGLYHYFPSKDMVLVSANEKISEKVGEIMESAGGCSSVREGILYYIENYIRYWLEHPKETAFLFLSIAKMLENHKLLKYYQQYTSDYVAFFEGAFNMGIQLGEFKPHNVKASAITLMAALDGVLSYMIFDEDLILEEVVQHFEEKFITPIEV from the coding sequence ATGGTTCCAAGAAAACCCCGGGAAGAAAGGATAAATGAGATAACACAGGCAGCAATTGATGTATTCCTGGAAAAAGGTTACGAAAACACTACAATGGATACTATTGCTAAAAAAGCAGGGATAAGCAAAGGCGGACTTTACCATTACTTTCCCAGCAAAGACATGGTGCTGGTATCGGCCAATGAGAAAATTAGCGAAAAAGTAGGGGAAATAATGGAAAGTGCAGGGGGTTGTTCATCAGTCCGTGAGGGAATCCTGTATTATATTGAAAATTACATTCGCTACTGGCTGGAACATCCCAAAGAAACTGCTTTTCTGTTTCTTTCAATTGCAAAAATGCTGGAAAATCATAAGTTATTAAAGTACTACCAGCAGTACACCTCCGATTATGTGGCCTTTTTTGAAGGTGCATTCAATATGGGGATCCAGTTGGGTGAATTCAAGCCCCACAATGTGAAAGCCAGTGCCATAACATTGATGGCAGCACTGGACGGTGTTTTAAGTTACATGATATTCGATGAAGATTTAATACTGGAAGAAGTTGTTCAACATTTTGAGGAAAAATTCATCACACCCATTGAGGTCTAA
- a CDS encoding cobalamin-dependent protein (Presence of a B(12) (cobalamin)-binding domain implies dependence on cobalamin itself, in one of its several forms, or in some unusual lineages, dependence on a cobalamin-like analog.), which produces MKEKKRGKVLLVGAEDEENLALRYLGAELQKKGHTVRIVPCSNNNDFSGVLKELKTFNPDIVAVSMAFQSLAPMFLELIHNIKETKPGVHVTVGGHFPTFEFEKLLEYETIDSVIRFEGEQSITELTDALVNNKSSFNKLKLNKNLPDISESLLDTSKRLSTISNFEKNLSKIPNLVYKLAGEKSTIKENHLICKFPDLDDLAFPLRNENPHIRLGEKFATLITSRGCFHSRCIYCCIGAFHKQKTGLLYSLRSPKNVAREMGKLYHHHKVRLFQFHDDNFLLPSKKNSQTRLNSLKKSLVEEKMELDDIALLIKTRPEGIDQDILTILQEMGTVGVFLGVENASDSGLKALARSSTIDEINHSLKLLEDFNMGVTFNLLMFHPRATLDEINENISFMNRNKKLAFDFGRAEIVAGSPLEQLVKRKGLLMGQWPHWDYRIHDDAVEKMFRLNSLTFYRENSPYPELSHKLIALSYRSNLLQHFYPGKKSEKLQDKTICLIKDTNEFTLQSLLEIYSLVAEKIIEEDINSLFKKMNVFYENSTKKASEMAEKMGRFQLVEKKFQDRGVGDYFQNSPTMGKIFRI; this is translated from the coding sequence ATGAAGGAAAAGAAAAGGGGAAAAGTCCTCCTGGTAGGTGCAGAAGACGAGGAAAATCTTGCTCTCAGATACCTAGGAGCTGAACTCCAGAAAAAAGGACATACGGTTAGAATTGTCCCCTGTTCAAATAATAATGATTTTTCAGGGGTTTTAAAAGAATTGAAAACATTTAATCCCGATATTGTGGCGGTTTCAATGGCCTTCCAGTCCCTGGCACCCATGTTCCTGGAACTTATCCATAACATAAAAGAAACTAAACCCGGAGTACACGTGACTGTGGGAGGGCATTTTCCCACCTTTGAATTTGAAAAATTATTAGAATACGAGACTATTGATTCAGTAATTCGTTTTGAGGGAGAACAATCCATTACAGAATTGACAGACGCCCTGGTGAATAATAAAAGTTCATTTAATAAACTTAAATTAAATAAAAATTTACCAGATATCTCTGAAAGCTTATTAGATACCTCTAAAAGATTATCAACTATCTCCAATTTCGAAAAAAACTTATCAAAAATTCCTAACTTAGTCTATAAATTGGCTGGAGAAAAATCAACCATAAAAGAGAACCATCTTATTTGTAAATTCCCTGATCTGGATGATTTAGCATTCCCACTACGTAATGAAAACCCCCATATCAGGTTGGGTGAAAAATTTGCCACCCTCATCACCAGTAGGGGATGTTTCCATTCCCGTTGTATTTACTGCTGTATTGGTGCGTTTCATAAACAAAAAACAGGACTCCTCTATTCATTAAGATCTCCAAAAAATGTTGCCAGGGAGATGGGAAAACTTTACCACCACCATAAAGTGAGATTATTTCAGTTTCATGACGATAACTTCCTTTTACCCTCTAAAAAAAACTCCCAAACTCGCCTAAACTCTTTGAAAAAATCATTAGTAGAGGAGAAAATGGAACTGGATGATATTGCACTTTTGATTAAAACCCGCCCCGAAGGTATTGATCAGGATATTTTAACTATTTTACAAGAAATGGGCACAGTAGGTGTGTTTTTGGGAGTTGAAAATGCAAGTGACAGTGGATTAAAAGCCCTGGCTCGTTCTTCAACTATAGATGAAATTAATCATTCCCTGAAACTCCTGGAAGATTTTAACATGGGCGTTACTTTTAACCTGCTGATGTTCCATCCACGGGCCACCCTGGACGAGATCAACGAGAACATCAGCTTCATGAATAGGAACAAAAAATTGGCATTTGATTTTGGAAGGGCAGAAATTGTGGCTGGCTCCCCACTGGAACAGTTAGTTAAACGTAAAGGACTTTTAATGGGCCAGTGGCCTCACTGGGATTATCGAATCCATGATGATGCTGTGGAGAAGATGTTCCGCCTCAACAGTCTCACATTTTACAGGGAAAACTCACCCTACCCTGAACTATCCCATAAACTCATAGCATTATCCTATCGCTCCAACTTACTCCAACATTTTTATCCCGGCAAAAAATCAGAAAAGTTACAGGATAAGACAATATGCCTTATCAAAGATACCAACGAATTTACACTCCAATCTTTACTTGAAATCTACAGTTTGGTGGCTGAAAAAATAATTGAAGAGGATATAAACAGTTTATTCAAAAAGATGAATGTTTTTTATGAAAATTCCACTAAAAAAGCATCTGAAATGGCTGAAAAAATGGGAAGGTTTCAGTTGGTGGAAAAAAAGTTTCAGGATAGAGGTGTGGGTGATTATTTTCAAAACTCACCCACTATGGGGAAGATTTTCAGAATTTAA
- a CDS encoding prenyltransferase — protein MGGFLFFCAGALLALLLNAQFNLEKFIMGYAALFAAHLSVSYSNDYFDFEVDQFQKPTRFSGGSGVLVANPELREFSKNFALVLMGLSIFLAIITTILFQLPASFFILILCGNLLGWYYSAPPLRLSYHGLSEFATVLTGFIVPGIGYVILMGKLDLNFLIFTIPLMLYELLFIINVEIPDMEADSLGGKKTAVVVHGRQFGFIIGAMAALIATLSFIFMPLINLNISNINWSLIVIFSLVPLGLGVLSAWKKPVNRKFAIKLVNYNLLSLSIFIILVNTYFIYLI, from the coding sequence TTGGGAGGATTTTTATTCTTTTGTGCCGGAGCGTTACTGGCTCTTTTATTAAATGCCCAATTCAATTTGGAAAAGTTTATAATGGGGTATGCGGCATTATTTGCTGCACATTTATCTGTTTCTTACAGTAATGATTACTTTGACTTTGAGGTGGACCAGTTTCAGAAACCCACCCGTTTTTCAGGGGGTAGTGGGGTTCTGGTTGCCAACCCTGAGCTTCGTGAATTTTCTAAAAATTTTGCCCTGGTTCTCATGGGATTATCCATTTTCCTAGCCATTATTACCACTATCCTCTTCCAGTTACCGGCTTCATTCTTCATTTTGATATTATGTGGAAACCTCCTGGGATGGTACTACTCTGCCCCTCCACTCAGATTGTCTTATCATGGATTAAGTGAATTTGCAACGGTATTGACTGGATTTATAGTACCAGGAATTGGGTACGTGATTTTGATGGGAAAATTGGATTTAAATTTCCTTATTTTTACCATACCTCTAATGCTCTATGAGTTGCTCTTTATCATCAATGTGGAGATACCTGATATGGAAGCAGATAGTTTAGGGGGTAAAAAAACAGCAGTAGTAGTTCACGGTCGTCAATTTGGGTTTATAATAGGGGCCATGGCTGCATTAATTGCGACGTTATCGTTTATTTTCATGCCCCTTATCAATCTAAACATTTCCAATATCAATTGGAGTCTAATTGTTATTTTTTCATTAGTTCCCCTGGGATTGGGAGTATTAAGTGCCTGGAAAAAGCCAGTTAACCGAAAATTTGCCATTAAATTGGTGAATTATAATCTTTTATCCCTCTCTATTTTTATAATTCTCGTTAACACTTATTTCATTTATTTGATTTAA